AAGTGCGCCAAGGTGATGGGGCTCGGTTATCCCGGCGGCCCCATCGTCAATCGCTTAGCCAACGAGGGCAATCCGCGGGCCTTCACCTTCAGCAAGCCACACGTCCCGGGCTACGATTACAGCTTCAGCGGACTCAAAACGTCTTTCCTCTACACCCTCCGCGACGCGCTGAAGGACGATCCGGACTTCGTGGAGAAGCACAAGGCAGATCTCTGCGCCTCGTTGCAGGCCACTGTCATTGATATTCTGATGGACAAACTGCGCCGCGCTGTGGCTGACACCGGCATCCGCGAAGTGGCTGTGGCGGGGGGCGTTTCGGCCAACTCCGGCCTGCGCGACGCCTTCCGTGACCATGCCGAGTGCCTCGGCTGGAACATCTTCTTGCCGCCGAACGCCTTCACCACGGACAACGCCGCAATGGTCGCCATGACGGGCTATTTCAAGTACGCCGACGGCCTCTTCTGCCCGATGGATGCCGCCCCCTATGCGCGCGTCACGTCGACGATCTGTTGAGCCCGCTACTCGTAGACTAAGCACGAAAGGCGGTCTGGCGCGAGAAACTCGTTGGCCACGGCGAGGATTTCGTCGGCCGTCACCTCCTCGATGCGACGGGCCGTCTCGGCCGGCGTATCGCACCGACCGAAGCGCAGGAACGACTTGCCGAGCGTGAGGAACAGCCCCTCGCGATTGTCGCCTGCCACACGCAGCTGCCCGATGGCCTGCTTCTTGGCCGCAGCCAGTTGCGTGAGCGATAGGGGGCGCTCGCGGAGGCGCGCCAATTCGGCGCGGACAAGGTCGAGCGCCTGCGTGCGATTGCGCGGATCGGTGCCGAAATAGATCGTACAGAGACCTGCGTCGGTGTAGCACGTCAAGTTCGACTCCACGCCGTAGACCAGCCCGCGACGCTCGCGCAGGGCCACGTTCAGTCGGCTGTTCATGCCCGGCCCGCCGAGGATGTTGTTCAGCAGATAGAGCGGCGCATGACGCGTGTCGTAGAGGTCGCAGGCGCGGGCGCCAAGGATCACGTGCGACTGGTGCGTACGTTTTCGGCTGACCGACTCGCGTGGCGAAACCTCAGCCGGCGACGTGCGCTGATGAGGGATACCCACGGCGGGTAGGTCGGCAAAATGTCGCTCGGCCATTCGCACAATCCGCTGGAACGCCGTGGCGCCCATCGAAAAGAAGACCATGTTCGCCGCCGTATAGTAACGCTCCATGAACGATCGCCCGCGCAGGGTGTCGAAACGCCGCAGCGCGCGCTTATTGCCGAGGATCGGCCGACCGAGCGGGTGACCGTCGAAGAGCATCGACTCATATTCATCGAAAATCAGTTCCGCAGGCGCATCCTCGTAGGATCGGATCTCGTCCAAGATCACCTCGCGCTCCTTCTCGATCTCGGCCGCAGGGAACTGCGCGTGTGCCGCCAAATCGGCGATCAGCTCCACCGCCCGCTCGAAGTGTGGCGCGGGAAAGACGGAATAGAGGAACGTCTCCTCCTTCGTCGTGTAGGCATCCAAATCGCCGCCGACAGCCTCCATGCGATTCAGGATGTGCCATGCCCGGCGCCGACGGGTACCCTTGAAAAGCATATGCTCCACGAAATGCGCCAGCCCACTCTCGTCCGGCGCCTCGTCGCGCGTGCCAGCGTCGACGGCCAGCCCGCAATAAGCCACCTCCGAATCGGTCGGCAAATGGACCATCCGCAGCCCATTGGGCAGGGTGTGCGTAAGCGTGATTTCTTCTCTCATCAGTTCTTCGTCTTTATCGGCCGCAAAAGTAGACGGCGATCGGTGGCCGCACGAGGTGCGACAGACCGGCGTCAGGGCCTTAGAAGTTTTAACATCCACTCAATGCAACGCTATCGCACCCTCCCCCATCAAGGTTTGCAGTAAATCAAAAAAACAACACCCAGATGAAAACGACGAAATTCCTTTTGATGAGTCTCTGTGCGGCATTGATCATGTCGGGGGCCGTATCATGCAGCAAAGACGATAGCGGATACAGCTTAGGGCGCGTCTGGCGATCGGTCGTGACCGTCGACCCGATCGGCAAGGGCGGCACCTATTCGCTCACCCTCGACGACGGCACGCGCCTCTGGCCCGCCGGCACGGAGATCCCCTTCTATCGCCCCACCACGCGCCACCGCGCCCTGGCGTACTATACGATCCTCTCCGACACCTTCCAGGGCTACGACCACGCCATCCTTATGCGTAGCATCCGTGACATCCTCACGAAACCGTTCATAGAATCCGATATGTTGAGCACCTCAAAAACGTCGGACGACTTCGGCTCTGATCCTATCAGCGTGATCGACATTTGGTATGGCGACGGTTACATCAACGTGCATTTCGGGGCCAATCACGGCGGTACGAAGCGCCACTTGGTGAACCTTGTGCAGGTATCGCAATCGGGCATCCCACCTTACGTCTTCGAGTTTCGCCACAACGCTTTCGGCGACCCCCCGCGCTACGGCCGACGCGCTTTCGTGGCCTTCGATATGGCTAAGCTAAAGTTCCCCGCCGGGTCAGACTCCACGGTGACGGTACGGGTGAAAACCTTCGACGGTGAGAAGCGCTACAAGATCGTTTGCCGCCGGTCGGTCGATAAGACCATCCCCTACGAGGCGCGCAGCATGGCACAAGAGGAACTCATCGATGTGGAATAAGCAGAGCACCGTGTAAGTGTATAAGTATCAGTTATCATAGATCTCGTTTAGAACATAGACTAAGACAAACAACTAGTTAGAACAATCGTGTGTTTACCTTGACAATGAGGTAGTGTTCTGCGTGAGGATGTGTCCGTGAGGGTGCATCCTCATACTTTTTACGCCCCGTCCTGGCGGGATCGCTACGCAGCCGGCGCCCCATGCAAGCCGCTCCTTATCCTCACGCCTCCGCGTGTCCATCCTGTCGCTCGGGCCGCGCCGCTGGCACGCAGGCGCCCCAAAATGTCGCATGACGGAGCCGCTGGCACGCAGGCTCCTCAAAATGTCGCATGACGGAGCCGCTGGCATGCAGGCTCCTCAAAATGCCGCATGACGGAGCCGCTGGCACGCAGGCGCCCAAAAATGTCGCATGACGGGCCCGCTGTCACGCAGCGGCGCTAAAAAGTCGCTTGACAGAGCCGCTGGCACGCAGCGGCGCCAAAAAGTCGCTTGACGGGGCCGCTGGCACGCAGCGGCGCCAAAAAGTCGCTTGACAGAGCCGCTGGCACGCAGCGGCGCCAAAAAGTCGCTTGACGGAGCCGCTGGCACGCAGCGGCGCCAAAAAGTCGCTTGACAGAGCCGCTGTCACGCAGCGACGCTAAAAAGTCGCTTGACGGAGCCGCTGGCACGCAGCGACGCCAAAAAGTCGCTTGACGGGGCCGCTGGGTCACAGCGATGCGAAAAAGTTGCTTGACGGGGCCGCTGAGTCGCAAGTGCACACCATAACGACGACGTCGTCAAAGCCTTCGGCAGTGCGGACCCATCCGGGGAGTGTGCCGCAGGACTGGAAGCCAGCCGCAGCGAAAAGTCGCAGGCT
The sequence above is drawn from the Tannerella serpentiformis genome and encodes:
- a CDS encoding M16 family metallopeptidase, which codes for MREEITLTHTLPNGLRMVHLPTDSEVAYCGLAVDAGTRDEAPDESGLAHFVEHMLFKGTRRRRAWHILNRMEAVGGDLDAYTTKEETFLYSVFPAPHFERAVELIADLAAHAQFPAAEIEKEREVILDEIRSYEDAPAELIFDEYESMLFDGHPLGRPILGNKRALRRFDTLRGRSFMERYYTAANMVFFSMGATAFQRIVRMAERHFADLPAVGIPHQRTSPAEVSPRESVSRKRTHQSHVILGARACDLYDTRHAPLYLLNNILGGPGMNSRLNVALRERRGLVYGVESNLTCYTDAGLCTIYFGTDPRNRTQALDLVRAELARLRERPLSLTQLAAAKKQAIGQLRVAGDNREGLFLTLGKSFLRFGRCDTPAETARRIEEVTADEILAVANEFLAPDRLSCLVYE
- a CDS encoding NigD1/NigD2 family lipoprotein, yielding MKTTKFLLMSLCAALIMSGAVSCSKDDSGYSLGRVWRSVVTVDPIGKGGTYSLTLDDGTRLWPAGTEIPFYRPTTRHRALAYYTILSDTFQGYDHAILMRSIRDILTKPFIESDMLSTSKTSDDFGSDPISVIDIWYGDGYINVHFGANHGGTKRHLVNLVQVSQSGIPPYVFEFRHNAFGDPPRYGRRAFVAFDMAKLKFPAGSDSTVTVRVKTFDGEKRYKIVCRRSVDKTIPYEARSMAQEELIDVE